From the Brienomyrus brachyistius isolate T26 chromosome 23, BBRACH_0.4, whole genome shotgun sequence genome, the window CggctctctctctgctcccggtGCTCCTCTCTCACCTCAGCAGCCTCGTTCCCTCACGTTCGCCGCACGTCTCGCTCGCGGTCTCTCCCCTCTCCTTATGGGTCCTCTCCCTCGCCAGCCATGTCATCTGGCAGAATCCCATCAATCACTGACTTTCAAGGACACAGCAAGGAGACTCATCCGAGCAGCAGTAATAAACCGCGAAAAGCTTCATAACGTACAATGTTCATATCATCATTATTTAAAGATAACAAACGACCAATATTGTCAGAGAAATATATCTTACTAATTccaataaaaaacaatgtattttcTGATTTATGGATTATTCATCATACTTAGGCAATTTAGTATCAAAATGATGTCATACTGTGCTTAGTATTTTCACTGtctccacaaacacacacacgcaaacacaaagCATGCAAATGCTGAGGTCGAATCACAAAGAAAATGcacaatatatacacacacacacacacacaaacacacagacacacatgttaGACTGGCCCTTCCCCTCCTGCACTTGTGTCGCAGTCATCACCGGATGGTGTGTTTTTCTTGGCCAAAACACCACGAGCAGGGAGGGACCAGAGAGGAGAGCAGTTATTCATTATTCGTCAGGGAGACATGGaggacaggtgggggggggggggggggcatggatcaGCAATGAAGCCGTGAGTCATGGTATTCAGGAGTGTGATACAGGAGATGTGGGCGGCTTATACAAAGTCTGTTTACACACCGGACTGTGATGTTTGCACTTTATCCCCCACACACAACCTCCTGGGAGACTGAAGACATTTTTGTAGGCAATCCTGGAAGCCCATGTGAATAGCAACAAGTTACAGCCATGCAGTACTGCCTGAAAGGCAGGCATACGGTTAGGCTACCCATCTACGGTACGACACCTTCTGTACAGGTGTCACAGCACCAAGGAACACCCAGTGAAAGGAAGGGAAGTcttgatttatatatatatcgaTATTATTTTTAAGTAATTGGTAATAATTACTAGTTATAgcttggtttcctgcctctttGCCTCCTAACACCCCAAAATCCATATCCAACTGCACACCAGTTTTATATACCATTTCAGCACAAATCATCTTACTTAGAAATAAAAGTAAGAATTAATATAGATGAATTCAATAAACAATTTGTGTAACTCATGATCTTCAAATACATTTCCTCTCGAGTCAGTATCAGCAAAGTAATCAAGACTAGAGAGCTTATCATGACATTATGGGTATTAAATCTGCACAAATTGTTTGTATTTCAGGCAAGACCTTGCTATAGccacagcgagagatttcacaGTGGGAATTATAAACCAGTACTAGATTACTGCCTACATGCTGGGTAATTTGTTATGTTGACACGCTTGCACAGAACACTACAAAAATTCTATTTATTTTATTGGAAATAAACAAAGAACAGTGTGGTGGCAGAGCGCATTTGTGCAAAATAATGTAGCAGGGAGAGCCAGCTTTGGGGGTTAAAGGGATTGAGGGGCTGGACAGGGAGTCTGGGCCCCAGTCACACTAATGCTCTGACACTGTATGGGCCATTATGCTGAAGTACACTGCTTCATTCGCACACATCTCAGGCTGTCCATGTTAGTGCCAATGGAGGGATTCaggcaggggcgctgtaaagggggggtaaacgatgacgattctcggggcccatgactgagagggggcccagagaagcccccaataaactgtgttaggggccctgtcaagattcttttcatggggcccaaaatccttagcagcgcccctggatTCAGGTACAAAATAAATTGAACTACTGTGCATTGCTGAACAGCAATAACCTAAGCTGAAAAAGAATAACTGAAAAAGTGTGCTTGATATGGTTGATTAACTACGGTGGCCTAGAATGCCATATTATATAGTATATTCACTACTGAGTACCAATGATTTGCAATGCACAGCCAGTTTTTTATCTATTCTAACtgattgcattatttcattagtCACAGAGgcggatagttcaggtccagaaagtaaaaatccagaccaagattttgtttcaaccaaccagttgcgtACTCTGTGACGATGACTCTTATTACTTCACTTatgggctgaaacaaaatcttggtctggatttttattttctagacTTGAATTATCCACCCCTGATTTCTTTTAATGTCTACAGCAGGGGTaaccaatcttacccagaaagggccggtgtgtgtgcgggttttcgCTACAACTACCTAATTACATTACttattagaggactgattggctgaagagtcctcacacctgggtgtgaacagctgacctaatggttatcccaaaaacccgcatacacagaCTAGCTCCCCTGGTATATACAATAGCTCTTCATTGAAATACTGCATTTTCTAAGCGTTCCAGATAAAAcaatgttgcatttttttttttgcttaggtCGCAGTGCTGATTAGCGCTCACTGGGAAACCTCCCTTACACTTTCAGGGTTTTTAATGCCAGCACAAATGAAAACAATTTCTCTGCAAAATCTAAAATTAGAGCTGAATAGCTTTCTGGTTCTCTCCTGAAGGATTACACACAGACGGGCAGTATGGTCAAGGCTACAGTTAATGAGCTTCCATAAATTTAATTGTGCTTCTTCATCCAGTATTCATTTCAGCTTATGTGTAAATTGCATTGGAATGGTTTCAGAATGCATGTTACTGCTCCACTGGTGGTACCCAGTACAGGACCCAAGGTCATGCGAGAGGTCTACCTACCACAGAGACGCCCCACAGACCACACAGCGCGTCCTGTGCTTTCCGCCTTGTCGGTCGTGTTCTGCCATACGTTGTCTTTATTTAAAACTTGTCAGGCTGCCTCTTTCATGTCCTCTGCTTTATTGCGTCTTGCTGTTTACATCAGGAAAAGTTCAGAGGTGCTCAGAGACAATTTTGTAGCACTTCACTTTTTTGGATTTAATGTAGCAAATCTGTAATGTAGCAAAGATGTAGCATCATTTCATCTGCGCTAAATAGTCTGGAACGATGAGCTAAAACGAGGTCTTAGACTTACATTGGATATTCCCTTTCATACTCCAGTACCAAGTTGGCCTCTTGAACTACCTCTCACATATAAGTGCTAGTCGGTgggaacatgcagacttcacataatgactttattaaaaaaaacgaATGTCTTTGCTTGTTTCTACTGAAGCGGAGAGTTGCCTGCATCTGGACCCTGCATATTTTGTATTGCTTGGATCCTGCACACTACTGGTGCACATCAAGTTCAGTTCATCAGGTTTTCTGCTAATTTAAAATGGTTGTAATATCAAAATATAGTCAGCTTCAATGCGTTTGCTGTTACTGGATATTCTAAAGCTACCCACAGAAACGATTCTCGAAAATACCTTTCAGTGGCTTGCGTAATAGGACCTTACGATCATGAAATTTTGTGCCCTGACTTTTGTATAAGTCAAATACTAATAAATTTCACAGTGAAGATGATGTCAAAATTACCCGGCATTGGCTCGAAAGAAGTGCATATCTGAGGATGCCTCTAAAGTCAGATTTCCTATCATGAAATGGTCTGTATCTTACCCCTTAAATACCAAGGTGGGGAGATCCCACACAAACAGAGCTGAGTGCCGCTGGAGCAGTTCGTCCCCCAGAACATCAGCTGGACCTTCACTCTCCAGGCTGCACTATATATCAACTACGCTTAAGGACACCTTTAGCCATGTCACCGTGGTGACCGTTCTGCCGAAGctagaccttccgatcacagacaaaGGGTTAGccagctgagccacatgctgagCCTGACTGTGTGTGTCAAGGTCAGGGGTCTTTGAAGTTCATACAGAAATGGGAAAAGAAACATATTAAAAACGATCTTTGGTGTAATGCCAGTCTCACCGTATACATTCCCATTTAATTACGATTCTACGTCATGTACAACAGGAGTTTACATATGACTCCTCTCATGCTGGTCGTCATGCTGAAGTTAAGGCCGATTGGGGGATGTGACACATTTCTGACCAGAGTGTTTGGGTTCTCCATGAGTAAGTCTGTCTCAGCTGCTGCCTGCTACGCGCTCTCTGGCTGCCTGCTACACCCTCGTTGGCTGCCTCTGGCTGTCTTCTACGTGCTCCTACGCCCTCGTTGGCTGCCTCTGGCTGTCTTCTATGTGCTCCTACGCCGTCGTTGGCTGCCTCTGGTTGTCTTCTACGCGCTCTCTGGCTGCCTGCTACGCCCTTGTTGGCTGCCTCTGGCTGTCTTCTACGCGCTCTCTGGCTGCCTGCTACGCCCTCGTTGGCTGCCTCTGGTTGTCTTCTACGCGCTCTCTGGCTGCCTGCTACGCCCTCGTTGGCTGCCTCTGGCTGCCTGCTACGCACTCTCTGGCTGCCTGCGTCGTACTCTTTGGCTGCCTCTGTATCGCTCTTCCAGCATTAAGTGGGGTGATGCTGGTGCTGAGCACGGTGCTCACTCTCACCAGTGCAGAGCAGGCCTCAGAATGAAGCCTTACTACTGTACTGCACTGTCATCATATTGAGATCGTTCTGAAGTTAGGCCTTGATGCTGGCCCGTGGCCACACCTTTGAGATGTCCAAGAACTAGGGCCACATGTAGGATTAGAACACGGACCCATATCAGACAGATCGGTGGTAAAATTAAACCTAAATTATGTGGTCATCTAGCTGCACAGATAAAGCATATGAGCCCTAGAGTGACTAAGAAAGTGACTGAAATAAGTGTCTAGTTAAAAGCcctaagcctctgggcctgtgatcagaaggtcattggttcaaggcctggccttggcagaatagtttTCATGTCCATGGGCCTTAACCCACAGCTCCAGGGGAGCTGCACACTGGCTGGGGCTGCACTGCGACCTCCAAACCTGCTCTCACTTGTATGTGTGATTCTCCCCTCAGGTACTGATAAAGCATCACTGTTGCATTTCAGATCTTTCAGGACTGGACACttttttttctgatatgtatttatgtatttgctaacAGAATGTttcttatccaaagtgacaggaATTGAATGCTAGGAATGCTCCCAGGGTTGGGGGTCTCGCTCagcgacatcactctgccagccctgggatttgtgCCAGTGACGCTCCTATCAACGCCTTTCCATGGTTCAAAAGCTGTTTGGGTCATTTCCTCACATCCTGTAAAATTATGCAATGTTCTGATGCTATGAGTTGTCACCAATGTGTGGAAATTGGTTGCATCGGGAGAACAGGAGTGACAACGCGTTTGGCTCCAGCAACCAAGTCACTGACCCGACGGCTCCCACAGCGCCCAAGCGGTACCCCCTGACTCCTCGCCCTTGCAGCACCTTACAGCAAGACAACGCTGCACATTAGCTGACGCCACTTCGCCATTCTCTGCCAGCCCTCATGACAGCTGCGAAGCAGCACATTAAAAACAACGGAACGAAACAGACCATTAATGGTGAGGAAACTGAGTAGATGACCTACAATACATTCCTGAATGTGCTTCAGTAGAAAAGTTCACTGAGCAAAGGTCATTAACGACGTGGAACTGGGCGTGTATTTTTGCTGCCATCTGTTTTACAGTCAGTTtccaaaaaaaatgaaagaatcTCTGTATCTTTAAGAGGGACAGCGCTCACAAATATTCTGTGTCAGTTAAATGCACCGGGAGGATGTGGAGTTCAGTTCTGCTTCCAAACTTTCATATGCACTAGATGCAGAGACACAGCACCTGTGAGAGACAGGAATTACTCGCTCTAGCTATGATAAtgtcatttagtcatttataattATTTAGCCCCGGAGGGAACTTTCTGGTGTGCGTTACTGTTACAAAGATAAGCCCCAGCATGATAGTCCCCCACAAATAAGAAAGTAAATGCTAAATGAATAAGGAGGCCCCCCCCAGGGCTGCGGGTTTGAGTCCACTTCCACCCTAAGCAGTTTGCTTGCCCTCCCGTTGCTGGTCAGGTTTCCACTGGCTACTGCAATCCAAAGTCATGCAGTTAGGTTAATGGAAATATTTGCTTAGGGCTCCATCTACTGAgggggcccgggggggggggacaaagctTGCGTAGGACACCTCATGGGCTCCCACAGGCACTGATGAGGAATAAAGATGTGCATTAGAATTACACCACTCGCTGTAATGGCAATTCATATATTATCAGCAAGTAACGAGCCTCCCAGTACcttacagaaacataaaaataCACACAGTCATTGGCCACTTAGGAATACTTTCATGTTAAAGCGACAgcctgttcctcctcctgcagtACAGCAGCAGCCCAGTGGCATTGACAGCTGCCAAAACAAGGATGCCGATGATGGCGCGGATGATGCTGCTGGTGGCACTGCTGCCCGGTGGAGGTTCAGCTAAGAAAACGGAAAAGCAGGTATAAGTCACTGAACTGTGAAGAGGAGTATAACCTAAAAACATCGATGGAGACAGAGAATCTCAGGGTTCCACTCGGTCACTGGCATCCTCCAGCCACCAGGTGGCGGTCTGGTGCAGCATTAGCAGACCAGACCGCTTGAATGCGAAGGCATGTCTGACACAGGTTAAGAGCCTGCAGTCAGAGACATTAGACTGGGCAGTGTGCAGAGGTATTATTAACCAGAACACCAGCACTCAGTACGGCCAACATTGCCAGTGATCAAAAAATGCAAAAGAGCCGCTTctcctccacagggtggctgggttctccgttagagatagggtgaggagctcagtcatccgggagggactcagagtggagccgctgctcctccgcatcgagaggagccagatgaggtggctcaggcatTTGCTCagaatgcctcctggacgcctctctggtgaggtgttccgagCATGTCCCACAGGGAGGAGGCCCCGTGGAaggcccaggacacgctggagatgtctctcggctggcctgggaatgcctcgggattcccctggaggagctggacaaagtggctggggagagggaactttgggtttccctgcttagacttcTACCCCCATGAGCCGACCCAGAAAAGcagtagaagatggatggatggatggatggatggatgaatggatggatggatggttgaaaATTTAACTATGCATTTTATACTGTTTTACAATTCACATCGAAAAATACTTGAGAATGTCTATGAATTTTAAAATCCTTGGGTTTTGATCGCAAATCAGTTTAACCATTTTATGGACAATCAACGTCTAATAGGGATGTGAAATACACCCCCATTGTTTTTCACATACatttacacactcacacaccgacacacactcacacatagctggaggcaggattcgaaccccccGCCCAGGAGGTCTGAGGCTATAGTGCCACCAGGAAtcataaaaataacatttttttacagCTGTAGATTGGCTGGTTTTCAGTCTGTCCACTCAGAAAATCCATTAGCTTCAGTATTCTGGACGTTCTTTCCATTTACTTTTGGTTGGTGTCTGATTAAATATAATGTGAAACACTAAAGTCAATATTAAATTTCATTAAAGTACATGATACGTCTATCAAGACAATGCAAATGATTTATAATTATGCAAATAATTTCATATGAAGTATAAAAGTGTTTTTGATGCCTTTGAAGAAGCCCCGTCATTACAGCTGCAGCTACTTAAAAATACATCAGTATCTACGTGACACTTCTAATAATGCTGCACAGAAAAAGCGCATCAGGTAGGTGGGCAGCAATGCATCATTTTACTCAATAAAGTGATTTTTGCTTTAAAAGAAGTTACATCATTAAACCATCCTCAGATTAAGACACGGGATGTTAAACGCACTTTTCTTCTGGCAACAGACTCATTATGGCTAATTAAAAGCTTGAGTGTTCTCATGAGGAAGGGATGGGTAACAGGCAGTCATGTGCTAGAGTATTGTGATAAGAGAGACTATGATGAGGGCAGATATTTgcagtttctgttgcagtttcaaGCGGTTAGTTGATGGGAGATTGTGCAGATGACACCTCTAAACAGGCAAAGGTCAAATGACATTATAGTTCAAAATTAAACTACCCACATGGCACATTATGGTAACCACCACCAAATGCTCTTACTGACGGAGCTCACATTTCTCACACTGAGCAGTCAGCATGTGTAGGTGCCTGTAGAGAGGAGATGGCTTTATCATGTTCAAAGACCGACATGCTTTCGATGGCTCACCTGTCACCAACGTGGTGACCCTGTCCTGTCCGGATCCCAGCAGGTTCTTCGCCTCACACGCAAAGGTGGTGTTTATGCTCGCATCCACCTTCGGCACTGAGAGCTTATTCCCAGTAATTTGGGCTGTTTTTGGCATCTGGCCGGATGCACTGATTGGTAGAGGGAAGGTtaacagaggcagtcagtcttGAGCAATGTGGAAAGCAGCACCTTTTAAAGAAGGCTGGGCAGCTATCGAAGAGCTGAAACATCAGTGAACTATTCTCTGCCTTTTGGCCATAGAGAAGGACACAAGCTGCCCGGTGCCTTTGATGCAAAATCACTTACACTGTCCACTCAAAGCTAGTCGGTGGTGGGTTTGCATTGGCCACGCAGGTAAGCTGAACATTGCTGCGGCCCACGTACCACTGACCATCATACCCAGAAATGTACACCGTGGGAGGGTCTGGgtgacagagagggagaggagaacaaagaaaagaagaAGAGAAGCGAAGATAAGAGGGAGCATCATCAGATGATCATCAGAACATCAGATTGTACCTATAATCCAAGTCAACTAAGAGTCGCCCAGTCAGCTAACAATAGCTTACACTGAACAGCCAACTTCATTTTATAGATGTCGTCTGTCCTTTGGGCGCGGTGCTTGATAATACAGGTTATGTCTCTGCCATTATCCGCAGCTGTGGGGATGAGCCGGAACTCGCTGACCACGGACACGGTGTTGTCGTTCTCCAGTTTTGTCGTGTTGCTGTGGTTGCCCGCAGCTGTTGTGTCCCAGAAGACCTGTCCTGCTGGCTGGCCCTTGGCGGACTCGCAGCGAGCCACCACCACTGCGTTTTTGCCGGCGATCACGGGCAGCGTGGTGGCATTGTTCTGGGGCTTGGCTGAGAGGGAgtgcagagagacagaaatgAAGCCTGGATTTTGCAGCGAGCTTGTAGCGAACAGGAAAGAGGAAGAGATGCACAGCTGTGAGCGGGCACAAGCGGGGAAGGTGTAACGAGGAAAACGGCATCCATCTCTCAGCCCCATATCCAGCTCAGGGATGGGGTGGGGCCCGGAGTCAGCCCCAGGCACCAGAGGACAAGACTCAGGTGCAAACTGGACAAGGTGCCTGTTCATCAGCAGgaacatgc encodes:
- the LOC125719108 gene encoding nectin-2-like; its protein translation is MKPVGLLTVVFAVIQGAASQRVKVDREVQANLGDAFQLRCKFEVVQGIIPNQVTWVRESSVGRENIAVFHSTHGLNYPNTALKGRVSFISPSMENPSIQVSDAKTSDSGTYTCEYATYSSGTEQASSTVFILAKPQNNATTLPVIAGKNAVVVARCESAKGQPAGQVFWDTTAAGNHSNTTKLENDNTVSVVSEFRLIPTAADNGRDITCIIKHRAQRTDDIYKMKLAVQYPPTVYISGYDGQWYVGRSNVQLTCVANANPPPTSFEWTVASGQMPKTAQITGNKLSVPKVDASINTTFACEAKNLLGSGQDRVTTLVTAEPPPGSSATSSIIRAIIGILVLAAVNATGLLLYCRRRNRLSL